From the genome of Aspergillus oryzae RIB40 DNA, chromosome 4:
GTGATTCCTGTACATTTAGTGAAAAGACGTTACGCACTACCAGACATATAGACGTGATGTTTGGGTTATAAATATAAACATAAAGAACACATCTAAAAATTAAATAACTTTTATCATATGCTTCAACTAATCCCATACAAGAATTATGAATAATTATAAGAGGTAACGCCGCAAAAACACCATGCATAGCGCACCAAACGAACCTATGTACATGCACACGTCAATCATTACCTCCACAGGCTATTTACAAACCCCAAGAACCATACTAACATGACTCTGTCGGTCTTACAAAACCACAACCTGCGGCTTATTCGACAATCCTTTCGAATCCCGAGACATGCAAGCTGCATTCACCATCCACCCGCAGCCGCGATTTTCACCACCCCAAACTTTAGCCCACACCACTCCCAAAACACCATACACCACGACCCGGGCCGAGTCAACCCATCCGGAAATATCGAATAGGTCTCggaggaagccgaagagcGAGCTGAAACGGCCGTTACGGGCCCGTCGTCGCCGCGACGCACAGAGTCGTTCCCATGCTTTCTGCGCCTCGTCCCAGTAAACTGGCTCCATGCCGTAGGCGGCGTGGATGTGCCCGAATACGTGAAGAGCAGGCTGGACGCGCCATGCTTCTGTGAGGAGGAACGGGCAACCGGTGGAGTAGACGGGGGAGAGATCCAGATGGGATTGTGGTGGGGTGTGGGTGACGAGGATGTCGGTGTTTGGTGGTACGGTGCCTGACCAGGCGTCGTAGTGGGGTGGATAGGTGAAGGCGTGTTCGGGGCCGAAGGGGACAAGGGCGGGGATTTGAGGGGCGCCGTAGATGGTGAGGGAGCGGGCACGAGAGCCGGTGGATGAAGGTGGAGGGAAGGAGATGGTCACGGCGGAGTGTTGAAGGTAGTGGATGTCACCCCAGTCGATGCGGTGGGGACTTTCGAGGTCATCGATGGAGCGGAGAGAGGCAGTAGAGGAGGAGACCGTTGCGAAGGATTTGTCCCGGTCTTCTTCCAGTCGCGACCGTACGTCGAAGTAGCTGTCGTGATTGCCGCAGATGACTACCTTGTGGGGATGGGGCAGTCCTTGTAGCCAGTCTACCGCTGCTTGGATCTCGCGCACGCTGCCATCGTTGCATAGATCGCCGGCGTGTATTAAAAGGTCACCATCTGGCACATCGTCCCATTCGAGCGTGTGGGTGTCGGAGATGCAGACCACTCGGATAGGGTGGGCGTCTGGTGGAGGTAATCGAGGTGGTCCGCGGAGTCTGAGGAGAatgtggtggagaggatagAGGAAGGTGGCAAGTGGGGAGGCGAGGAAGTAATCTGGTATAGGACGGCGATGGTAGGGAGAGGTcatggttgaggaggatTTAGGGTGGAGAGGGGaagtgtacggagtaggtcGAGGGAGACCCGAGGGTACGTCCGTAGTCTTTATCCTCGACTGCTGTACTGCCTTGAGGTGGAGAAATTGTGCTTGCGGAGGT
Proteins encoded in this window:
- a CDS encoding metallophosphatase domain-containing protein (phosphoesterases), which produces MTSPYHRRPIPDYFLASPLATFLYPLHHILLRLRGPPRLPPPDAHPIRVVCISDTHTLEWDDVPDGDLLIHAGDLCNDGSVREIQAAVDWLQGLPHPHKVVICGNHDSYFDVRSRLEEDRDKSFATVSSSTASLRSIDDLESPHRIDWGDIHYLQHSAVTISFPPPSSTGSRARSLTIYGAPQIPALVPFGPEHAFTYPPHYDAWSGTVPPNTDILVTHTPPQSHLDLSPVYSTGCPFLLTEAWRVQPALHVFGHIHAAYGMEPVYWDEAQKAWERLCASRRRRARNGRFSSLFGFLRDLFDISGWVDSARVVVYGVLGVVWAKVWGGENRGCGWMVNAACMSRDSKGLSNKPQVVVL